One Solanum pennellii chromosome 9, SPENNV200 DNA segment encodes these proteins:
- the LOC107029450 gene encoding L-type lectin-domain containing receptor kinase VIII.1-like, whose translation MEIYSLLVVLLCFFAALAAATEFDSGTLTLSSLKLLGDAHLGNNAIKLTRDLAVPNSGAGKVLYSKPVKFRQPGLDFPASFSTFFSFSVSNLNPSSIGGGLAFVITPDDESIGDSGGYLGILDAEGGQNGNFGVEFDTLMDVEFKDINGNHVGLDLNSMISTQVGDLDSIGVDLKSGDLVNSWIDYFGSTKKLNLYVSYSNLKPKEPFLSVTIDISEYVNDFMFVGFSGSTQGSTEIHSIEYWSFTSSFDTNPKSPPAAGAEQPPPPPTASLMNPTADVTTSATSPPPEQQQIAPAEANGTANAVQKNSSKCHSSFCKQGAGAVVGVVTAGAFFLALATLVLIWLYSKKFKNVKTSESMLPSDIIKMPKEFSYKELKIATKGFDSTRIIGHGAFGTVYKGILSESGDIVAVKRCSHNGQGKAEFFSELSIIGTLRHRNLVRLQGWCHEKGEILLVYDLMPNGSLDKALFESRMILSWQHRQKILLGVASALAYLHQECENQVIHRDIKSSNIMLDEGFNAKLGDFGLARQIEHDKSPDATVAAGTMGYLAPEYLLTGRATEKTDVFSYGAVVLEVASGRRPIDKETTTSGVGLNSNLVEWVWGLHKDGSLLSAVDSKLNLEYDEKEMTRVLLVGLACSHPDPIARPTMRGVVQMLVGEAEVPIVPRAKPSMSFSTSHLLMTLQDSVSDLNGMITLSTSSSENSFNGGGGVGGHDGMDLV comes from the coding sequence ATGGAGATTTACTCATTACTAGTTGTATTGCTCTGTTTCTTTGCTGCTTTAGCTGCTGCCACTGAGTTTGATTCTGGTACTTTAACTCTTAGTAGTTTGAAGCTTTTAGGCGATGCCCATTTGGGGAATAATGCTATAAAGTTAACTCGTGACCTTGCTGTTCCAAATTCCGGTGCTGGAAAAGTTTTGTATTCTAAACCAGTAAAGTTCCGGCAGCCGGGTCTTGATTTTCCGGCGAGTTTCTCTACGTTTTTCTCGTTTTCTGTTAGTAATTTGAATCCTTCATCGATTGGAGGTGGGTTGGCTTTTGTTATCACGCCGGATGATGAATCGATTGGTGATTCCGGTGGGTATTTGGGGATTTTGGATGCAGAAGGAGGGCAAAATGGGAATTTTGGAGTTGAATTTGATACACTTATGGATGTTGAATTTAAAGATATTAATGGTAATCATGTGGGGTTAGATTTAAATTCAATGATTTCAACTCAGGTTGGTGATCTTGATTCTATTGGTGTTGATTTAAAAAGTGGTGATTTGGTTAATTCTTGGATTGATTATTTtggttcaacaaaaaaattgaatctttatgTTTCATATTCTAATCTTAAGCCAAAAGAACCATTTTTATCTGTTACAATTGATATTTCTGAATATGTAAATGATTTCATGTTTGTGGGGTTTTCTGGTTCAACACAAGGGAGTACTGAGATTCATAGTATTGAATATTGGAGTTTCACTTCATCATTTGACACAAATCCTAAATCTCCGCCTGCAGCGGGGGCGGAGCAGCCTCCACCCCCGCCAACGGCTAGTTTGATGAACCCCACGGCGGATGTAACTACATCCGCCACATCGCCCCCTCCGGAGCAGCAACAGATTGCTCCGGCGGAGGCTAATGGTACTGCTAATGCAGTACAGAAAAACAGCAGCAAATGTCATAGTAGTTTTTGTAAGCAAGGTGCTGGTGCTGTTGTTGGGGTTGTTACTGCTGGAGCATTCTTTCTAGCTTTAGCTACATTGGTACTTATTTGGTTGTATtcgaaaaaattcaagaatgtGAAGACTTCAGAGTCTATGTTGCCTTCTGATATTATCAAAATGCCTAAGGAATTTAGTTATAAGGAGCTTAAAATCGCGACGAAAGGGTTTGATTCGACTAGGATTATAGGGCATGGTGCATTTGGTACTGTCTATAAAGGGATTTTGTCCGAGTCTGGTGATATTGTTGCGGTTAAGAGGTGTAGTCATAATGGACAAGGGAAAGCTGAGTTCTTTTCTGAATTATCGATAATCGGAACACTTAGACATAGAAATCTTGTTAGATTACAAGGATGGTGTCATGAGAAAGGTGAAATCTTGTTAGTTTATGATTTGATGCCAAATGGTAGTCTTGACAAGGCGTTATTCGAGTCAAGAATGATCCTCTCATGGCAACACAGGCAAAAAATCTTGTTAGGTGTTGCTTCTGCATTAGCATATTTACATCAAGAATGCGAAAACCAGGTGATACATAGGGATATCAAGAGTAGTAACATTATGTTGGATGAAGGGTTCAATGCAAAGTTAGGAGATTTTGGACTAGCACGACAAATCGAACACGACAAGTCCCCCGATGCAACGGTAGCAGCCGGTACAATGGGGTATTTAGCACCAGAATACTTGTTGACAGGTAGAGCAACTGAGAAAACTGATGTGTTTAGTTATGGGGCAGTGGTTCTTGAAGTGGCAAGTGGAAGGAGGCCTATTGATAAAGAAACAACAACAAGTGGTGTTGGATTAAACAGCAATTTGGTTGAATGGGTGTGGGGATTACACAAAGATGGGAGTTTACTATCAGCAGTTGATTCAAAATTGAATCTTGagtatgatgaaaaagaaaTGACAAGAGTGTTGTTAGTTGGTTTGGCTTGTTCACATCCTGACCCTATAGCTAGGCCAACAATGAGGGGGGTGGTACAGATGTTAGTAGGTGAGGCTGAAGTACCAATTGTACCAAGGGCTAAACCATCAATGAGTTTTAGCACATCTCATTTGTTAATGACATTGCAAGATAGTGTTTCTGACTTGAATGGTATGATCACACTTTCAACTTCTTCATCAGAAAACAGTTtcaatggtggtggtggtgttggTGGACATGATGGCATGGACCTAGTTTAg